In Drosophila pseudoobscura strain MV-25-SWS-2005 chromosome 4, UCI_Dpse_MV25, whole genome shotgun sequence, the following proteins share a genomic window:
- the LOC6902453 gene encoding barrier-to-autointegration factor-like — MPKISKKCSIFVAEPMGEKSVTALSGIGPTLGERLAEAGFDKAYHVLGQFLILKKDEVLFIHWMRVLSGASSKQASDCYDCLNDWCEEFL, encoded by the exons ATGCCGAAAATATCGAAGAAATGTAGTATCTTTGTGGCAGAGCCCATGGGCGAAAAGTCTGTCACAGCGTTGTCTGGAATTGGACCGACGCTGGGCGAACGCTTGGCCGAAGCTGGATTCGACAAG GCATACCACGTGCTCGGCCAATTCTTGATCTTGAAGAAAGACGAGGTGCTGTTCATTCACTGGATGAGGGTATTGTCCGGCGCCAGCTCTAAGCAAGCTTCCGACTGCTATGATTGCCTCAACGATTGGTGCGAGGAGTTCTTGTAA